AGTTTGCAGTCAGTAGGATAACTGACATTTCAGCAGGTGAGTTCAAACAGCATATTGCTACAGGTGCTCAGGTGAAGGGCTGTGCATTGTTGAGAAGAGTAAAAGTTAGGGTTAGATAATAGAGGAGGAATAATTCATTTCTTGCAGTTTCTAATTCCTTAATGTATTGCTATTTATttgcacattttgaaaacttaaagatcattaaaattctccttacccacttgtcccaaaatgcccaaattccacttttgtagATAATCGTTCTTCAAACGTTATTGATTgaagtaattataagaagttttattGATTGAAGTAATTATAAGTTttgtcttgtatttatttttctttaattttgttttttatttttactttttaaagatttatttttatccccttcctgcccattgtctgctctctgtgtccattcactgtgtgtgcttctgcgtctgcttgcattgtggCACTGgtaaactgcatctcttttttgttgcttcatcttgctgtgtgagctctccgtgtgtgcagtgccactcctgggtgggctgtgcttttatcacgtgggacggttctccttgtggggtgcacaccttgcacttCAGGTACTCCTACACACGTGCTCTCCTGcatggcaccacactccttgcatgtggcagcactgcacatgggccagctccaaacgggtcaggaggccctcaggatcaaacccaggaccctccatatggtagacagacaatctaccagttgagccatgtctgcttcccttgtcttttattttggcATGCATTTAGGAGTACTCTAGTATTTAGAGTAAAATTTATGGCCCTTTGGAATTCTTGAATAACTTGAGAGACCATAGTGAATCAAGATACTTCCTGTACTATTGACCATACAGAGGGAGTAAAGATACGAGAGAGACAATGAACAGGGGTATTTGGAGGTCCCAAAGAGAGTGCAGGTCAGAAGGTCTTATTCCCCTGGATTAGTGAATGTGTTCAGTACATCATCTCAGGAGTCCGTGGTGTGTGCTGCTGAACTGTCTGTATGGTGAACACCTGGGTTATGTAGAGTTGGGTGCATCAGCATCCATTGATCCAGAGTTTTGTATGATTCCTGTTTAGTTCAGCACAATATTGGACTTTGCTGTAAGGTTCTATGCCATTATAATGAATAATAGATCTCTGACATGTTTAGATTGGAAGCCTGTTACACATTAGctcattggatttttttttttaaggtttatgttttatttattctctccccatcatccctcctcccccacagttgtctgctctctgtgtccattcgctgtgtattcttttgtgactgcttctatccttatcagcagcactgggaatctgtttttttgtgtgtgtgtcatcttgtgtcagctctccatgtgtgcagcgccattctcgggcaggctgcactttcttttgccctgggcaatCTCTCCTTATAAGGTgcactacttgtgcatggggctcccctacatgggggacacccctgcgtgggtcagcactccttacgcatatcagcactgtgcgtgggccagcccaacgcaggtcaaggaggcccggggtttgaaccgtggacctcccatgtggtagacggacgccccatccactgggccaagtccacttcccaacaacatccttaattagtgtggtacatttgttacaattgatgaacacatattggagcattgccactaagtatggattctACTTTTCAGTATAGGTTAAGCtccctcccacacatttttgtaacttatgacaaaatatgtaatgtcctgtatcCTTCACTGCAGCATCATTTAGGATGATTCCTGTGTctagaaaatgccaccatattacacctattttttaaaaacagattataTAAACTTTACATAAATGTGATATTCTTATATAATGGAGTTTTAATTcaatgtgtctgtgtgtctctgggTGTGAAAAGCAGGTGACCATTCAGCAATGAGAATGATCTGACTTGAAACTCAAAGTCAGTATGAGATTTCTGAAAAGTCGCCACTTTCTCATTGTCTCCTCTCAAACATCCTTCTCTGCCCTCTCTGAATCCTTATGTCCATGATGTTTTTAGGAGTTAGTGAACTTGAAAAATGTAATTATAGACTTCACTCAAGAAGAATGGGCCTTGCTGGACACATCTCAGAGAAAGCTGTTCagagatgtgatgctggagaatatcagtCATCTGATCTCAATGAGTGAGCCTCTCAAATGTACCTATCTATAtcaattttctcttattttctcaagAAGTATCTAGAACTGCTTGTCCATAttgttttgtatattattttatattttaattttaaactctatatacataatatgttttactattttataacaTGCACAAATACCTAAAAGAAATATGTTTCTTATTACATCTAGTTTTTCACGCAACTGGATTGTAATCATCTTCAACACAAATATCATGTCTTTCTTCTACTCAATGTCCAACACTCAGAGCAGTGCTGGGAATTCAATGATTATTTTCTTACAGAATATGTGTGTTAAATATATGTATCTTAATATTCTACTCAAGGGATTTAGCGTGAATTCAGATTATATTCATAAAAACAACGTGCATTTCCTTTTACACATTATTCTAGGGAGCTTATGTTATagtgttctttttgaaaataataatgaaccATTGTAGAAACCTAGAATTTCTCCTTGcttgaaaatataaagagttCTCAAGGGTGTCTTTGAACTTGGGCATCAATAACCAAAAGTCCTTACTGTATTTGGGTAGTAGGTTAAGATTAAGAGTTAATCCTTTAATGGTGAAAATTGTCAATGTTCTCTATTTGCAAGTTCTTTTCCCTTGACTGACCTTCaatgtttatcttatttttcttcagtcaCTAAAGTGGTTTAAAGCTGTTCATACCACcaaaaacatgttcctaaattGAATGCATTCCTCTTCATATGAACATTGTACATAAGATcttctgatgaggttatttcagttaaggtgtgtcacAACTCTATCAAGATGAGTATTAATCTTCAgtgctttataagagaatgatattcagacagagagaaagctgagggaagtaacaggctgaaatcaataaaacccagaggagaagaagtAGACCAAGagatgccatgtgccttgccaaatGACCACCTCAGGACCAGTTGTTGCCAGCAGCCAACCGAGAATGCCACGGTCTTGGGGAAAAATtcttgccttgatgatgcctggatttgacCATGTTCCCACCCTCAGAACCATAATGTGatacatttccattttttcagCCAACCCATCTCAGgttatttgcttaagcagccttggaaactaaaacaaaattttgaacCACAAGTGTGAGATGCTACTgttgcaaatatcaaaaatgtggAAAGAGCTTTTGAATTAGTTAATAGGTAGAGGCTTGAAGAAGTgcaagtgcttttttaaaaaaggcctagattgctttgaagagatcatTGGTAGGAGTATGGATGCTGAGGAGTCTCCCAGTGAAGACTTAGAAGGAAGTCATGAATTGGAAGCTTTAGGAAACGAGGTATTTGTTTTAAAGGGGCAGAGAAGTTGGCACAATTGAGTTTTGaagtcagatggaaggcagacttTTAAAGTGGTGAAGTTTTACATTTTGCTGAGgctatttccaaactaaatgtgaaaaGAGTAGCCTGGTTTCTCTTTGTAACTTATAGGAAAATGTCAGAGGAATGGgatatggtttggaaaattctgagattCTGGGACTTGAGTCCTCAGAGAAGAGTGCTctatgtgagggtttaactgaacatagaataaatcatcaatttctgtgTAAGTCAGTATTAGAAGAGCAGTCATCTAGGAAAGACCTGTGGGAAGTTTCCTCTAAGATGGTTTGGATCTCTGCGTACCATATACAAAACAGACAAGTTTTTTGCGAGATGTGTAGGAATGAAACCACTGTGAGCTGAtattaaaatggacagaaaagggatctgttaaaggaaaaatcacttaAAGGTCAGAGCCATGGAACCTACAGTCTGGACTGTAGACATGTTATCAAGGCAAGACAGCAGGTCCATCCATttatgtggaaagggtgagtctgcccCATGCTCAGAGTTGGCCAGCTCTCTGTCCTATTGTTCATGAAGACTGCTGCCACCCTAATGTTCTGGATGGCTGGAACCTGTGCTCGTGGAATTGTGGAGTTTGGCCACTACCccactgttctgagagggttgtgCCTTTTCCCTAGGAATTCAGAGTCTGGCCACCATGCCAGTGTTAACAGAGAGAGGGGCCTTCTCGCCATGGTTTGGAGAGAACATGGCTGCTGCACAAGCACTTTGAAGGGGTGAGGCTGCATCTTCAACAGTCCTGGAGATTAAAATATTGTCCAGAGCTGAACCTcacactttgaaatctaatgaaacgTTCCTTGCAGGGTTTCAGAATTCTTTGGGACCTGGGATTCCTGTTTTTGTTCAATTTCTCCCTATTGGAGTGGAAATATTTGTCTTCGGCTTATCCCTCCATTGTATGTTGAAAGAAGATAACTTGTTCTGTAGACTGCACACATCCATAGatgggaattgtgccccaggattTACCACACCCATCATCAATTTTGATTGTACTTTGTACTTCACATTGTTTCTGAAACGACTTAAgccttttgggatattgtgatgggtTGAAAGTATTTTGCATCTAGAAAGAACCTGTCATTTTTAGGGTTAGAGGGTGATGTGTGGTGGTTTGATGTTTTATGTACTCCATAAAAACGTACTTAAGTAGAATCAATTCTTGTAGGCATATACCCATTGTTAGTAGGGTcctttgatgagattacttcagttataGTGTGTCTCACCTCATTCATGAAGGAACTGAGTCCTGATgcaagagtcctttataagagaataaaattcagacagacaaaAAGACATTAGAAGTAATCTGAAATCAGTGACACCAGAAGAGAATAAAGTGATCAGGAGATatttccatgtgccttgccatgtgacaaggaccgagggtcaccagcagccattCCGAGAATCTCACAGTCTTGGAGAGAATGCattgccttgatggtgccttgatggtgctttgatttcaACATTTTCCTGGTCTGAAAACCATAATAAATTGCCTTTGTTTAACCCAAGCTATTCATGGTATTGGCTTAAGAAGTCTAAGAAAGTAAAACAGTCACCTTCCCTGGATTTGATGGTAATGCACTGTTAATGGCACAGAactcaaaatttcatttattttttaccacTACCAGGATATCAGGTCTGCAAACCACATGTACTTTCCCAGTTGGAGCAAGGAGAGGAACTgtggagagaaggaaatggaTTCCTCCAAAGTGAGAATTCAGGTAAGCTCTCGGATGCTGTGCTTCATGCTAATGAGGAATCTGTTGACTGGTACATAGGTTACTGAAAATAACAACTGTAGATTTCCTTAAGTGAGTTAAACTTTCTGAAATGCAGTTGTCAATATTGGGAAAATTTTCCTTGGATGTTGTCATGATTCCATTGACTTATCAATCTCTACTGTAGTGTAATAGTACATAGTACATTGTACATAATAGATATGTTTATACTGTAAAGATTTATCATTCACTTAatggacattttctttttttcctcttggatGGATATTCTTTTTACCTCCCCAACATACcagctttttaataatttttcttatatttccattttgaaaatattttctatttgtcaATGTGGTATAAAGGTTTCTCCTGCATAGAATATtgcttaatttgatattatttggCATATAAGTGTCATATTTGAGACAAATATAGAATAATATGTGACTTCAACATTTTGATTTCCCTAATCCTAGTCTACCAACATttttttactgttgtttttttccagttctttcaggCAGAGAAAGTTGTCTTAAAAAACTAATGCTCTCCATGCAGGGTATCTGCAGGAAAGACACACCTACCATCGTGTCATTGGTAAGCTTCACAGGTATGAACCCTTGTCTTCCAAATAGATACTTGGgagtagaatgaattaggaattcagtaCAGCCACTTAACTGAAGATATGTTGATGTTAAGTGTTAATCAAGAATAAGTGGGTGATAGTTTGCAGTTagggaaaaattaactcaaacacAAATGTATAACCTGGGTTTTTTATAGATATAAAATTGCATAAACACACTTCTTATGATTAATCTTTGAAACATTATAAAGTCTTCCAAAGTTGATTAAATAGTTCTGCAGTTGGGATGCAAAAGAAGAGAAGATCTCTGTGAGTGCAGGAGAATAACTTGATATTCCAACTAACATAAGGAAGATTTTATTTGGAGACTGTCACTAAATGATTAGTCTAGGATTCATATGTATATGAATGGATTTTTGTAAAATCTGTGGTCTCTTATCTACTTCCCTGAAGCAGAAATCTCATACACAATAGAATGGCATTACATGTAATGAATTGCAAGATTTTACTCACAAATCCAGAGTGAATAAACATATGTCTTTTACTCAGAAGGTCAAGAAACTACTTCAGCAGTCTATTTGGAAAATCTCTCAGTGACAAGTCATCTTCTAATCTACAAAAGCAAAATCACcgaagaagaaaatcatatgaatggcatctatgtgggaaagccttccatAGATGTTTTGGCCTGAGGCAGCATAAGAGGGCTCACACTGCAGAGAAACCCTACAAATGCCATGTATGTGGGAAATCCTATGCTTACTCGTCTGGTCTGAGacaacatgagaggactcacactggagagaaaccatatgaatatcttatatgtggaaaagccttcaccaTCTCTTCTGTCCTAAGAAAACATAAGAGGActcatactggtgagaaaccctatgaatgtcatatatgtggaaaagccttcacctCTTATGTCTTCAGAAGACATGAGAGTACTCACAGTAGAGACAAACCACATAACTGTCTCTCATGTAGGAAAGCCTTCTGTTATTGTTCTGACCTGAAAGAACACAAGAGAACTCATGCTAGAGAGAAACACTATGAATGTCATacatgtgggaaagccttcaactCATTTACTTTCCTGAGAAAACATGAGAGGtcacacagagagaaacccaGTGAATGTCATGTATATGGGAAAGCCTTCACCTATTTTTCTGCCCAGAGAaaacatgagaggactcacactggagagaaaccgtatgaatgtcacctatgtgggaaagctttccatcattgtttttctctgaaaGAACATGGGAGatctcacactggagaaaaaacGTATGAATGTCTtatatgtgggaaagctttcacttgGTCTTCTGTCTTGAgaagacatgaaagaactcacactggagagaaaccctatgaatgtcttGTATATAGGAAAGCCTTTACTCATTCTTCTGCCCTTAGATGACATGAGAAATATCACACTGGAAAAATACTGTAGGAATAGCATCTGTTTGGGGAAACTTTAGGGTAATTTTGTAaccttagacaacatgagagaactgaAACAAGAGAGGAACCCTATGACTGCCATACACCTGAAAGGCTTTGGTCAGTATTCTGATCTTACATTACAAGACATAACTCATACTTTAGATGTTTTGATTATGGAAGGTAGTGCAGTCTTCTACTTAACCTTCAAACATACTAAAGAACTCAAGTATTGAGGAAACTGTGTTTATGATCAATCTTTCAGAGCCTTTAGTCATTCTGCCTACTCCATCAATTTAAGCAAGTTCATCCTGGAGCAAATTGATAGAAGTGCCACCTTTGTAGGAAAGCTTGTAGAAGATATTGTGCAGATATACAACACTAGACAACTCATAAATGtaatgaaattggaggagtcTTCATCCACTGCTCCAACTCATAGAGAAACTTATTTTTTACAAGATGAAACCCCTTGATTGAGTGCCAGATAATTTATGGTGAAGATGGTATTCATGAAAAACCACACAAAATCAtttattcatacattaacatatgAGGGCACGTGAGAATTCACACTGTATACAACTCTTACCAGTGCCACAAGTGAAGACATGCCTTCAGTGATCAGTCATTCCTGAGCATTAATATTCTTATGCTGAAGTAACAATCCTGAAGTCATTCAGGAAAATCTTCAGCTGGATTTCCCATCAGAACATTCAGTGGAAAGTAAAGTGCTTTATATAGACCATTTAGCATACAATTCAGAAAATAGTCAAGAGCTTGAACAAGTCTCAATATTTAAGTGGGATAACAATATAGAACTGTGAAATGACAAAGGTATACTGAATGATGGATATAAAGTGAGATTGATTCAAGGGATCAGTATATGCATATATCCAAGCAAGAGATCTTGTTGCTGAAAATCTTTTATGTTAggttacttttgtttttctgcagTTCTAAACACAAAAGACTTGCATCAAGCAGAAAATCACTTTGCATGTTAAACATTTAGAACacaaatttatgatttttatctATTACCTTAGTATTCTAAGATATGCTTTTGGCAAGGTTAAAAACAGTCATGGATAAACACTTTAGAAGTAATGtctatggtatatacatactccTTTTGAAGTATCATTTACTATTGCcctcacattttaaaaaggaattgtaAATGAAACTATAATGAGACATGTCAGTCATGTGAATTGTGGGTTCATTGGTTAGAGAAGTCCCCAGAAAGCAGAATCTATTAGTGTGTCATTCCATgcattagtattttaaaataaaaaggctttTCCAACAAGAACATGAGGATAACATCAAGCAAGCACATGAAATTACCTTGAAGACATAGGGAGTGTCCCATTTTCACAATGTACAGTTTTCAGGAGGATAGCATCTGTATCATCTCCAGTTTAAATTAGGTGGCCTGTAAATACTACTTTAGCCCAGATCAGAAACCCCCCTGGGGAATGCTTTGGGGAGTGTATTCCATTCGAGAAGTAGAAAGCAGTTGGATATATCACGATTggttacagttcatcaaatcacctaagtacaaaatgtttcattattaaatttctgattactattcaagcattttatacataatccataactgcaacaaTGAACAATAAGACTTCAACCTAGAAGACATTTAATGACTAGACTTTCATTACTCATGGGCTTAATATTCCccaccagcaaggctatataggccagtacttgatcaaaaacatctcattttccccaatttgtatagtactattagcatcttcactggacctggggcctcatccaattcacaggctaaatcaatatccaccttctccctctatGTTTTGAAGCAGCCTGCGGAGGTCCTCCTATtaccatgaaggacctttcctaattaacacatcttagGGATAAGagtttttagtattccaacaatattacaaattctgttaacataagaaaacattgtactctatcaattacagcagagagtatactTTTATCTTAcccaacatttaagaatttgatagagtagcagggaccctATAGCTTGTCCCAATTttttttgcctattccaggcccttaagataccattgtctctgatgttagTAGgctcactgccacaggtttcttctatacTGCCAGTTtgattgccatcaggccagggcaaaaagccttgaagaactgcgaaagtccattgctgaccttttcacacagtttttgcactttttgtattcattcaggcttgttttaattttacaaaaCGCATTATCTCACTGGATGCTACCACGATAATTTTACAATTtcctatatgcatactagttctgtcccacatatctccatattaccatcttatttttggaaaaaatacaccttataacatttcagttagcattcccacaaactttttaccttttgaaatattcacttaatttttatatctttcattttatcctttttctttttctcttttcctttcttgttctttcttcccttttctcttttttccttcctttttcttttctaccttgtttttccttccttttctttctttttccctttcttcctcattttgttctttctacctctttttcttatttgaacaatttacacacactgaaacatacaacacacacactgacatcgaacaaacaaaagcagttccaaatctattaatctagaatttcttcattgcttccttttataattcaacatttcttttccagttttcctcctctcaattttcttcttaatctctttcccaagctatacttgctttatgatgccatgcttgaacaagttctataGTTTAAATACTTTGATGTAGAGCCtttctagtcttcagaatgagacccagccatgcagtttccagcatccgtctctccatctgcataACCAAAGGTTCTGGATTCCACAGGAACTTTC
This genomic stretch from Dasypus novemcinctus isolate mDasNov1 chromosome 21, mDasNov1.1.hap2, whole genome shotgun sequence harbors:
- the LOC131274899 gene encoding zinc finger protein 596-like, with amino-acid sequence MDDQAIAQVRCCCLRAWEKLRVKASLWCHFNKILQGPKEPYPDFIFRLQEAIKKQVNNLEAADTILQLMAYENANCDCQKAIGILKETNALHAGYLQERHTYHRVIGKLHRRSRNYFSSLFGKSLSDKSSSNLQKQNHRRRKSYEWHLCGKAFHRCFGLRQHKRAHTAEKPYKCHVCGKSYAYSSGLRQHERTHTGEKPYEYLICGKAFTISSVLRKHKRTHTGEKPYECHICGKAFTSYVFRRHESTHSRDKPHNCLSCRKAFCYCSDLKEHKRTHAREKHYECHTCGKAFNSFTFLRKHERSHREKPSECHVYGKAFTYFSAQRKHERTHTGEKPYECHLCGKAFHHCFSLKEHGRSHTGEKTYECLICGKAFTWSSVLRRHERTHTGEKPYECLVYRKAFTHSSALR